In bacterium, the DNA window CGACTTATGTTCGGATACATCTTTCAGTAACGCTATTTTCCCTAAAGACTTCTTGTATATCGGTGTATTCACCATAACGAATAAATCATAATAATGCCGTGACATTTTAGGCGGCACATTTTTAGCTTCCGGGTAATTATGAATCATATGTAAAATTGTCGCTTTCTCCCAAAAAGTTCGTTCCGCAGCTAATACACGTACCGGGGCGCCCTCAATACTAACGTCACCTGAAACATCAGCAACGTATGGGGTAACGGTCATATTCTCGACCGGCCAGTGATCAGCTCTCGAACCGAACTCGATTTTAACAGCGGATTTTACGTAGCTTTCCATACTATTTGTCAAGGCGTGCGGGAAGACAAACAAAACCGTTTGCTTTAATGCGTCATTAGGATCAAGCTCAATCTTCCATTCTTTTTTATCAGGAAGGACAGATCCTATTTTTTCTTTCAACTCGGGAATAATGGTGTCGCTAATCTTTGCCTGGCAAGCTAATTGCAACCTTTCAAGCCTTCGCTGGTTCTCTTTATTGCTTTCGTTTTTATTCGGCTCTATGGATACTTTATCTGACAAAAAAGTCCTTTCAATGGAAACATCAACATCCTCAGAAAACCGCTTAATAACGTTATAGCATTTTGAAAGAGATGTTCCCCCTTTAAAAGTCAAATGGTTTCCTGTACCAGGTAATGAAAAAAGGATTTTAAGTATCCAGCATACCCAGAAATCCTTTTCAATCAACTGCGGCATTACATTCAAATCGGCCGCAGCTACCTCGAAATAAGCCCGTTTATCTTTATCACTTAGCTGTATAAATTTATCCATACCCCTCATTCTTGTATTTGTCTGAAGATATTTCCTATCCATGCCGGCGCATAGCGTACGTCATTCATAAGAGTGCTTTTATCTTTATCGGACAAGTGTCTTTTAAGTTTCATAATGACGGCTGAATCTATGTTTCCCTGCTTTAAATAACGCAGAGCCTGAATAACCAAGCCGCTAATACGATTTGCCGTTGCCATATTTTTGGGAGTTGTTCTTTTTAAAATAATTGTCCGTTTACCTACTTGTACTTTTCGATTGGGGCCGTCAGTCAGGAAAACGATCTTTGCCGG includes these proteins:
- a CDS encoding nucleotidyl transferase AbiEii/AbiGii toxin family protein, which translates into the protein MDKFIQLSDKDKRAYFEVAAADLNVMPQLIEKDFWVCWILKILFSLPGTGNHLTFKGGTSLSKCYNVIKRFSEDVDVSIERTFLSDKVSIEPNKNESNKENQRRLERLQLACQAKISDTIIPELKEKIGSVLPDKKEWKIELDPNDALKQTVLFVFPHALTNSMESYVKSAVKIEFGSRADHWPVENMTVTPYVADVSGDVSIEGAPVRVLAAERTFWEKATILHMIHNYPEAKNVPPKMSRHYYDLFVMVNTPIYKKSLGKIALLKDVSEHKSLFFKANWAHYEEAKPGGLKLLPREDQVSQLKTDYKQMQEMFFEEPPSFDSILEKLRIVEDEINKT